The Hippoglossus stenolepis isolate QCI-W04-F060 chromosome 12, HSTE1.2, whole genome shotgun sequence genome segment TACTGAGAGAAACAGGTGTATACAGATACCCCTGTGGCTGTGCCAGCAGTATGTGATTGTCATTGTACGTAAatgctctgtatgaatgtgggtGTGAAGTGGCCATTAAgactataaaaaatataaatacatgtatactTTTGGATGTCTGCAACTCAGTGTTTCTGAGTTTTACATTAAACACTGTAGCTTTCATAGAGTGTGACAGGAAAACAATGGTTAAAGATTGATGTGGCCCATAAATGCCACTTATACATTTTGTATCTGCTTCAGTCAGGTGGACTGGAGTGGCCAGTCCCACTTTGTCAACAGAGCAGCCGGCCGGATCCAAGTGCAGCACAAAGGGTCTGTGGTGCTGTATAAAGCAGCTGGAGAGTGCTACACAGACGTCACTGCTGAAGCAAACTGTCCCCACCCCCTGTAGGAAACCCCACCAATAATGTTTACTATCCATGGATCATAAAAGGATACAGCAGAGGGTGACGATGGCTTGAATCACGGTGGAGGTGATGCGGAATGGGTAGAGGACCTTCTCGTACCCAGTCAGCACACACTTCCTGGTCAGGATAGTGAGCAGGATGCTGTAGAAGCAGATGCATATGAAGCTGGTGGCAGCTCCGAAGTAGTGAAGCAGTGGCAGGTAACCAGGCTGTGGAGGAACAGTCAGCAGGTCCCAGGGTCAGTGCATGAACACCAGGTAGAAACATGGGCACAGATCGTTATAAAGACTATTACAAGTGTGGATCTGTGTTCTGGAGTTATATCACCTGAGaaaatatcttttgtttttaatgggaCAAACCTTAGGCGTTCAGGTGGTAACTGCCTCAGTTACATTAgggtaaaaaaacataactttaatttaattcattctaatcttaatacattttataaatttgaATAGTTGTCAACTCTGGTAATGTCAATGTTTATATAGTCTTTTTCAGATGTTTTGACCTCATACGATGACATGAATGTTTTTAacaaattttaattaatttttaacATCCTATGATCacctgtaaaacactttgaattatatttgtttgaaaggtgctttttAGGTTGGATCATTGGATTGATTGAGTCACTGAAAGTTAGAATTTGTCAAGTGCTGTTGTTGATATGGGCTCTTGAACACACTTGATATTATCACTTTAATAGAAATCGCACAGTTTACGTAGCTTCTCTAACATTATGTTAAAACACTGGATGGAGGATCCGTGCCAACCTGTgctataaaacaaacattgagACATCTTGAATCTCATGCAGCAAAAACACATCGTGCAGGAAGAGCAGCACTTACGTTGCAGTTTCCAGCAGTGAAGGCCCCCATGGACGCCACCACGCCAAAGACCAACGCAAACTTGCTCAGCATAGAATGACATGTGTGTTTCTCCATAACATGTGCATGGTGGAATATGCAGAAGAGCAGAACTGAGGAGGAAGTCACAGCTGTCAGGGCTACAACATGTCACTCATAtcatgtgtgtgaaggtgttCAGCCTTCAGCAGGTAAACTCACACAGGATGGATGCAGCGTTGATCGAGGCTGTAAAAAGGGAATTTTCTGGTGCGTTGGTTCCACTTGAGCTGGAATCATTTGTTCAGATTAGTTATGTTTCACTATTTcaagaacaaatgaaaaaaacatgacattttgtaTACTGTATTTTTACCTTATGGTAGGAACACTGCAACATCCAGTGGAATTATTCCCTGTGCAGAAGTTGCCACCCTCCCTTAGAAAaagttcaaaatgtttttttaagagaATCTGTCACATCCAGATGttgatgatgacatttttaaactaacaacaTACAACTTACCAGTCGCTGAGGGAGCACACGTGTTCATTGGAGAAGGCCAGGCCATAtctggataaagaaaagaaaagcaaatataAATTGACACAAGTTGGGTTCTGTGACATTATTGATTTGATGGGAACCAACATTAAACTGCATGACTGGATTTTTTGTGTTACTGATTTAACACTGCATCAATATTATCATCACCTTTCACTTTTTTCAGAATAAGGTTAGATCATTATCAGCTCATTCCTTCGGACCGCGTCAATTTACAATTAGTTGGCTCCAGTTAGTTTTTCCTGTACCTTTAACATTTGGATCAACACCTGATCACTCCCACCagggagcttatgttttcaccgcaggctgtttgtttgtttgtgagtgagctaacacaaacacaaccaaacggattccacaaaacttggtggatggGTGTGGTCAGGAAGGAACCTATTGAATTTTAGTGCAGAGGTGAATGcattctttcactttctttaacacttcAAGACAGTACGTTTATTTTGACATATGATAAGTTTCCCAAAGTGTGATTCATGAATCTTAAcgaaaacaatca includes the following:
- the si:dkey-228d14.5 gene encoding transmembrane protein 150A produces the protein MVLWIILPIALSLVSFIGTWSVYGLAFSNEHVCSLSDWEGGNFCTGNNSTGCCSVPTISSSGTNAPENSLFTASINAASILFLLFCIFHHAHVMEKHTCHSMLSKFALVFGVVASMGAFTAGNCNPGYLPLLHYFGAATSFICICFYSILLTILTRKCVLTGYEKVLYPFRITSTVIQAIVTLCYLILFPQNVYFYIHIAAIFEWMISANLELFELSYAVEFYFFSSFMVSNLLNKRGEEKPLMMTMP